Proteins encoded within one genomic window of bacterium:
- a CDS encoding leucyl aminopeptidase, with amino-acid sequence MRIDCISGDIRAVKADMVVVNLFEGTKRPAGAAAAVDAAIGGAIAAAVRDGDFTGKLGEILSLRPSRGLSSPRILVVGLGKKEKFTADHARQAALPVMKEAKRMKLSTVASVVHGAGAGGIDPGTAGRFCGLGAALSSFEFDRYKAEKAHRVSRFLFVERDAKAFPSVRAGVSLGVRIGEAINWGRVLVATPPAELRPDDLARAARGVGRGIGAAAARKVRVRVLGLPELSALKAGGILAVAKGSTAPPRLVVAEYRGGSPGSPWTALVGKGVTFDTGGISLKKWEGMDKMKYDMAGGAGMLATLRAAAALGIRRNLVAVVPCVENMPSGTAYRPGDVLRMMSGKTVEVLSTDAEGRLILADAMTYAVRKYKPKEMIDAATLTGACVVALGSVNIGMMGNDGGMISRMKAASAASGEKAWELPLHEEYFDQIKSEIGELKNIGGGEAGTITAGRFLQEFAGGTPWIHFDIAGTAWVEKEKRGYAPGPSGAPVRLLVEYLSSRDRN; translated from the coding sequence ATGCGCATCGATTGCATTTCCGGAGACATCCGCGCGGTCAAGGCGGACATGGTGGTGGTCAACCTGTTCGAGGGGACGAAGCGGCCTGCCGGGGCGGCTGCCGCGGTCGATGCGGCGATCGGGGGCGCGATCGCGGCTGCGGTCCGCGATGGGGACTTCACGGGGAAGCTCGGGGAAATCCTTTCCCTGCGTCCCTCCAGGGGTCTCTCTTCCCCGCGGATCCTGGTGGTGGGCCTCGGGAAGAAGGAAAAATTCACCGCGGATCACGCGCGCCAGGCCGCCCTTCCGGTCATGAAAGAGGCGAAGCGCATGAAGCTTTCCACCGTGGCCTCCGTCGTCCACGGAGCGGGCGCGGGCGGGATCGATCCCGGGACCGCCGGGCGCTTCTGCGGGCTGGGTGCCGCCCTCTCCTCCTTCGAGTTCGACCGGTACAAGGCGGAGAAGGCGCATCGCGTCTCCCGGTTTCTTTTCGTCGAGCGCGACGCGAAGGCGTTCCCCTCCGTGCGCGCCGGAGTGTCCCTGGGGGTTCGGATCGGCGAGGCGATCAACTGGGGCCGCGTCCTCGTCGCGACCCCGCCGGCGGAGCTCCGGCCCGACGACCTTGCGCGCGCCGCCCGGGGGGTGGGCCGCGGGATCGGCGCCGCCGCGGCTCGCAAGGTGCGCGTCCGCGTCCTCGGTCTCCCGGAACTGTCCGCCTTGAAGGCCGGCGGGATCCTCGCCGTGGCGAAGGGGAGCACCGCGCCGCCGCGCCTGGTCGTCGCGGAATATCGCGGCGGGAGCCCCGGATCCCCGTGGACCGCCCTGGTCGGGAAGGGAGTCACCTTCGACACCGGCGGCATCTCCCTCAAGAAGTGGGAGGGGATGGACAAGATGAAGTACGACATGGCGGGGGGCGCGGGGATGCTGGCGACCCTTCGGGCCGCCGCCGCCCTCGGGATCCGCCGGAACCTCGTCGCCGTCGTCCCCTGCGTGGAGAACATGCCCTCGGGGACCGCGTACCGCCCCGGCGACGTCCTCCGGATGATGTCGGGGAAGACCGTCGAGGTCCTCTCCACCGACGCGGAGGGCCGTCTCATCCTTGCGGACGCGATGACGTACGCGGTCCGGAAATACAAGCCGAAGGAGATGATCGACGCGGCGACGCTCACGGGCGCCTGCGTCGTTGCGCTCGGGAGCGTCAACATCGGCATGATGGGGAACGACGGGGGGATGATTTCCCGGATGAAGGCGGCCTCCGCGGCGTCGGGAGAGAAGGCGTGGGAACTGCCGCTTCACGAGGAATATTTCGACCAGATCAAGAGCGAAATCGGGGAATTGAAGAACATCGGCGGCGGCGAGGCCGGGACCATCACGGCAGGCCGCTTCCTCCAGGAGTTCGCGGGCGGCACGCCGTGGATCCACTTCGACATCGCGGGCACCGCATGGGTGGAGAAGGAGAAGCGCGGGTACGCCCCGGGGCCTTCGGGTGCGCCGGTCCGCCTTCTCGTGGAGTACCTCTCCTCCCGGGACAGGAATTGA
- a CDS encoding ABC transporter ATP-binding protein, whose product MLKVSGIDVFYGDLQVLWDISFEVRDKEILVLVGANGAGKSTSLKTISGLLKPRKGSIEFDGVRLDRLPPDQVIGQGVVHVPEARRLFREMSVEENLIMGSLSPVARKKRAQTMEWVYELFPRMKERRKQAAGTLSGGEQQMAAIGRGLMALPKLLMFDEPSLGLAPILVQEVFEIVKRINREGVTVLLVEQNVRQTLAMCDRAYVLENGRIVLQGTGQELSNDPHVKEAYLGI is encoded by the coding sequence ATGCTTAAGGTTTCCGGGATCGACGTCTTCTACGGGGACCTCCAGGTCCTCTGGGACATCTCCTTCGAAGTGCGCGACAAGGAGATCCTGGTCCTCGTGGGGGCCAACGGAGCGGGGAAATCCACCTCCCTGAAGACGATCTCGGGGCTCCTGAAGCCCAGGAAGGGATCCATCGAGTTCGACGGAGTCCGGCTCGACCGGCTCCCGCCGGACCAGGTCATCGGCCAAGGAGTGGTCCACGTCCCGGAAGCCCGGCGGCTCTTCCGGGAGATGTCCGTCGAGGAGAACCTCATCATGGGATCCCTCTCCCCCGTGGCGCGGAAGAAGCGGGCGCAGACCATGGAGTGGGTCTACGAACTTTTCCCGCGGATGAAGGAGCGGCGGAAGCAGGCCGCGGGCACGCTCTCGGGCGGCGAGCAGCAGATGGCCGCCATCGGCCGGGGACTGATGGCCTTGCCGAAGCTGCTGATGTTCGACGAGCCGTCGCTCGGCCTCGCCCCCATCCTCGTCCAGGAGGTCTTCGAGATCGTGAAGCGGATCAACCGCGAGGGAGTCACGGTCCTGCTGGTGGAGCAGAACGTCCGGCAGACCCTCGCCATGTGCGACCGCGCCTACGTCCTCGAGAACGGCCGGATCGTGCTCCAGGGGACGGGTCAGGAGCTGTCGAACGACCCCCACGTCAAAGAGGCGTATCTCGGTATCTGA
- a CDS encoding ABC transporter ATP-binding protein: MAYFQVDKLVKYFGGLAAVNGVSFDVDQGQIFGLIGPNGSGKTTTFNMISGYHRPTSGRVLFKGREIQLLPTHSICRLGIGRTFQVVKPLGRMSVLDNVIAAAYSRVNTFREAREVALKTIEFCGLASVTDVLAKALPIAGRKRLEIGRAMATRPEILLLDETAAGLNPTELVEAIELIRKIRENGTTIIIIEHIMHVIMTISDRIHAINFGQTIAEGTPKEVAANQAVIQAYLGTDYA, encoded by the coding sequence ATGGCGTACTTCCAGGTCGACAAGCTAGTGAAGTATTTCGGGGGGCTGGCCGCGGTCAACGGGGTTTCCTTCGATGTGGACCAGGGACAGATCTTCGGGCTCATCGGCCCCAACGGCTCCGGGAAGACGACGACCTTCAACATGATCAGCGGATACCACCGACCCACCTCGGGAAGGGTGCTCTTCAAGGGGAGGGAGATCCAGCTTCTTCCGACCCACAGCATCTGCAGGCTCGGAATCGGGAGGACCTTCCAGGTCGTCAAGCCCCTCGGGCGGATGTCGGTGCTGGACAACGTGATCGCGGCGGCGTACTCCCGGGTCAACACGTTCCGCGAGGCGAGGGAGGTCGCGCTGAAGACGATCGAGTTCTGCGGTCTCGCTTCGGTCACGGACGTGCTCGCCAAGGCGCTGCCGATCGCCGGGCGCAAGCGGCTCGAGATCGGGAGGGCGATGGCCACGCGGCCCGAGATTTTGCTCCTCGACGAGACGGCGGCGGGACTGAACCCGACCGAGCTCGTCGAGGCGATCGAGCTCATCCGGAAGATCCGGGAGAACGGCACCACCATCATCATCATCGAGCACATCATGCACGTGATCATGACGATCTCCGACCGGATCCACGCGATCAACTTCGGCCAGACGATCGCCGAGGGGACGCCGAAGGAGGTGGCGGCGAACCAGGCGGTCATCCAGGCGTACCTGGGGACCGATTATGCTTAA
- a CDS encoding branched-chain amino acid ABC transporter permease, with translation MPQAAKRNLYPLGFLVLVAGLPLVMRDNYYLHLMILFLMWVVIGSAWNLIAGYTGQVSFGDAAFFGCGAYTAGLLSFHLGVSPWWGLALGGFTAVAVGLPFGWICFRMRGAYFALATLALNEVLRQGATIAEKFTGGMVGILIMPSFTSKLPYYYVALAMAAASISSLRWVVRSKPGYYFVSIREDQDAAESLGINTHLYKMLSLAYAAFWTGIAGALYMNYMGFIDPHVVFSLHDISIMAILVGIVGGVGTVYGPAVGAFLMVTVQEMFRSGFFGLFQWLGAVSGSESLAKVAVVLTQAHVLGFGILVVLVILVLPNGIVGDWPKIRKRVFRLDAGT, from the coding sequence GTGCCGCAAGCGGCGAAGAGGAACCTCTATCCCCTCGGCTTCCTCGTGCTGGTCGCGGGCCTGCCGCTGGTCATGCGGGACAACTACTACCTGCACCTGATGATCCTCTTCCTGATGTGGGTCGTCATCGGGTCCGCATGGAACCTCATCGCCGGCTACACCGGCCAGGTGTCGTTCGGGGACGCGGCCTTCTTCGGCTGCGGTGCCTACACCGCGGGCCTGCTGTCCTTCCACCTCGGGGTCTCCCCCTGGTGGGGCCTCGCGCTCGGCGGGTTCACCGCCGTCGCGGTGGGACTCCCGTTCGGGTGGATCTGCTTCCGGATGCGCGGCGCCTACTTCGCGCTGGCGACCCTTGCGCTGAACGAGGTGCTCCGGCAGGGCGCGACCATCGCCGAGAAATTCACGGGGGGGATGGTCGGCATCCTCATCATGCCCAGCTTCACGTCGAAGCTTCCCTACTATTACGTTGCCCTGGCGATGGCCGCCGCGAGCATCTCCAGCCTCCGCTGGGTGGTGCGCTCCAAGCCGGGGTACTACTTCGTCTCGATACGGGAAGACCAGGACGCCGCGGAGAGCCTCGGGATCAACACGCACCTCTACAAGATGCTCTCCCTTGCGTACGCGGCCTTCTGGACGGGGATCGCGGGCGCCCTCTACATGAACTACATGGGGTTCATCGACCCGCACGTCGTCTTTTCCCTGCACGACATCTCCATCATGGCGATCCTCGTCGGCATCGTGGGCGGCGTCGGGACGGTCTACGGCCCCGCCGTCGGCGCTTTCCTGATGGTGACCGTCCAGGAGATGTTCCGTTCCGGCTTCTTCGGCCTTTTCCAGTGGCTGGGCGCCGTTTCCGGCTCGGAGAGCCTGGCGAAGGTCGCCGTCGTGCTGACCCAGGCGCATGTCCTCGGGTTCGGGATCCTCGTGGTCCTGGTGATCCTCGTCCTTCCCAACGGGATCGTCGGCGACTGGCCGAAAATCCGCAAGCGCGTGTTCCGGCTCGACGCGGGAACCTGA
- a CDS encoding branched-chain amino acid ABC transporter permease: MDVFLQTIVAGVLKGGLYALIGIGMTLIMGVMGIINLAHGQLMMLAMYVTFVLSTMGVDPYIALFIAMPLLFLLGVAIQKFLLNPLIKADTILPENQVLMTVGIGMVVTEIVRFIFTSDYKSVTTTYSERTFFLGNISFSVALTIAFAIALAFTGAMFWFLLKTDLGRSIRATAQDKDAATLMGVNTGRITVITFGLGSGLVAAAGCLLAPVYYVFPDLGGPFTAKAFIITILGGLGSTVGAIFGGVTLGLAESLGATYFGMEFEDIVGLTIFILVLLFLPGGFKRLTKV; the protein is encoded by the coding sequence ATGGATGTATTCCTCCAGACGATCGTGGCGGGAGTCCTCAAGGGAGGACTGTACGCCCTGATCGGGATCGGGATGACCCTCATCATGGGCGTGATGGGGATCATCAACCTGGCGCACGGGCAGTTGATGATGCTGGCGATGTACGTGACCTTCGTCCTCAGCACGATGGGCGTCGATCCGTACATCGCCCTTTTCATCGCCATGCCCCTGCTGTTCCTGCTGGGGGTGGCGATCCAGAAATTCCTGCTCAACCCCCTCATCAAGGCGGACACGATCCTCCCCGAGAACCAGGTGCTCATGACGGTGGGGATCGGAATGGTGGTGACCGAGATCGTCCGGTTCATCTTCACGTCGGACTACAAGTCCGTCACCACCACGTATTCCGAGCGGACCTTCTTCCTGGGAAACATCTCCTTCAGCGTCGCCCTGACGATCGCGTTCGCGATCGCCCTCGCCTTCACGGGAGCCATGTTCTGGTTCCTCCTCAAGACGGACCTCGGGCGGTCCATCCGGGCGACCGCCCAGGACAAGGATGCGGCGACCCTCATGGGAGTGAACACCGGCCGCATCACGGTGATCACGTTCGGCCTCGGTTCCGGGCTCGTGGCCGCCGCGGGGTGCCTGCTCGCCCCTGTGTACTACGTCTTTCCCGACCTCGGGGGGCCCTTCACGGCGAAGGCCTTCATCATCACCATCCTGGGCGGCCTGGGGTCGACGGTGGGGGCCATCTTCGGGGGGGTGACGCTGGGACTCGCCGAAAGCCTGGGGGCGACGTACTTCGGGATGGAGTTCGAGGACATCGTCGGCCTGACCATCTTCATCCTGGTTCTCCTCTTCCTCCCGGGCGGCTTCAAGCGCCTGACCAAGGTCTGA
- a CDS encoding ABC transporter substrate-binding protein — protein MKGKVGKAFVVAVAAMAIMMTGSAWSAETIKVGVLLPLTGSQAKFGEIEKRSYEMAAEEINAKGGVRGMKIELRFEDDTGKPDVGRSAVEKLISRDKVPVLTGGYSSSVTLAATPVAQQFKVPFVISTGSDDAITEKKYDYIFRINPPASEYPNAVKTFLQGVAKDVKTVALLYENSAFGQSSSKSFEKDCGELGLKILVKEGYQAGAIDFKPVLTKVKAANPDMIYMVSYVMDASLLMRQSKELRINPKLFVGGGAGFTLPEFAKSAGAAADGVYSATLWLETLPFPGAKAYFDKFQKKYGSETEYHGAEAYAAMQVVADALKRAKSLTPKDIRDALAATNVKTVFGPVKFISYGKMTQQNKLDTYMVQWQKGELEAVWPKSVATKKYIYPTPNWDKRK, from the coding sequence ATGAAGGGAAAGGTCGGCAAGGCGTTTGTCGTCGCCGTGGCGGCGATGGCGATCATGATGACCGGATCCGCCTGGTCCGCGGAAACGATCAAGGTGGGCGTGCTGCTCCCCCTGACCGGATCGCAGGCGAAGTTCGGCGAGATCGAGAAGCGTTCGTACGAGATGGCGGCCGAGGAGATCAACGCGAAGGGCGGCGTCCGCGGGATGAAGATCGAGCTGCGCTTCGAGGACGACACCGGGAAGCCGGACGTGGGACGGTCGGCCGTGGAAAAGCTGATCTCCCGGGACAAGGTGCCGGTCCTCACCGGCGGGTACTCCAGCTCCGTGACGCTGGCGGCCACCCCGGTCGCGCAGCAGTTCAAGGTCCCGTTCGTCATCTCCACCGGGTCGGACGACGCCATCACCGAGAAGAAGTACGACTACATCTTCCGCATTAATCCCCCGGCCAGCGAATATCCGAACGCGGTGAAGACCTTCCTCCAGGGAGTGGCGAAGGACGTGAAGACCGTCGCGCTCCTCTATGAAAACAGCGCGTTCGGGCAGTCCAGCTCGAAGTCGTTCGAAAAGGATTGCGGCGAGCTCGGCCTGAAGATCCTGGTGAAGGAAGGGTACCAGGCCGGCGCGATCGACTTCAAGCCGGTCCTCACCAAGGTCAAGGCGGCGAACCCCGACATGATCTACATGGTGTCGTACGTCATGGACGCCTCCCTGCTGATGCGCCAGTCCAAGGAGCTTCGGATCAACCCGAAGCTGTTCGTCGGCGGCGGGGCCGGCTTCACCCTCCCCGAGTTCGCGAAGAGCGCGGGAGCCGCGGCGGACGGCGTATACTCCGCGACCCTGTGGCTGGAAACCCTGCCGTTCCCGGGGGCCAAGGCGTACTTCGACAAGTTCCAGAAGAAATACGGCTCCGAAACCGAGTACCACGGCGCCGAGGCGTACGCGGCGATGCAGGTCGTGGCGGACGCCCTGAAGCGGGCGAAGAGCCTCACCCCGAAGGATATCCGGGACGCCCTGGCCGCCACGAACGTGAAAACCGTCTTCGGACCGGTCAAGTTCATCTCCTACGGAAAGATGACCCAGCAGAACAAGCTCGACACCTACATGGTCCAGTGGCAGAAAGGCGAACTGGAAGCCGTCTGGCCGAAGAGCGTGGCCACGAAGAAGTACATCTACCCGACGCCGAACTGGGACAAGCGCAAGTAA
- the bamD gene encoding outer membrane protein assembly factor BamD, with protein sequence MRFFLATGAALILLFSSGCSDKLTKQTGLTDTELLARGQKQAEQKKYKAASEAFQVLLERFPTSPLAAKAQFGLASSRKANKDEIEAEVAFDDFLRLYPADPKVPDALFQKADLLSRQASPPGRDQGKTRDAIKSYTLFLERESNTPRAREASGKILDLRNRLALHEATVVNHFLSRKLYDSAEARARRAVAAYPDVPSAPTLLSLLAQALEKQGKKDEAETIRKTLSEKYPERGKKR encoded by the coding sequence ATGCGCTTTTTCCTCGCCACCGGGGCGGCCCTGATCCTCCTTTTCTCCTCCGGATGCTCCGATAAACTCACCAAGCAGACGGGACTCACCGACACCGAGCTGCTCGCGCGCGGGCAGAAACAGGCGGAGCAGAAAAAATACAAGGCCGCCTCGGAAGCCTTCCAGGTCCTCCTGGAACGGTTCCCCACCTCCCCGCTGGCGGCCAAGGCGCAGTTCGGTCTCGCATCGAGCCGGAAGGCGAACAAGGATGAGATCGAGGCCGAGGTGGCGTTCGACGACTTCCTGCGGCTCTACCCCGCGGACCCGAAGGTCCCCGACGCGCTGTTCCAGAAAGCCGACCTGCTCTCCCGGCAGGCCTCGCCGCCCGGGAGGGACCAGGGGAAGACGCGGGACGCCATCAAGTCGTATACGCTGTTCCTCGAGCGGGAGTCGAACACTCCCCGGGCGCGGGAGGCCTCCGGTAAGATCCTGGACCTGCGCAATCGGCTGGCCCTGCACGAGGCGACCGTGGTGAATCACTTCCTCTCCAGGAAACTGTACGACAGCGCCGAGGCGCGCGCCCGCCGGGCGGTCGCGGCGTATCCCGACGTGCCGTCCGCCCCGACGCTCCTTTCCCTTCTCGCGCAGGCGCTCGAGAAGCAGGGGAAGAAGGACGAGGCGGAGACGATCCGGAAGACGCTGTCGGAAAAATATCCCGAACGGGGGAAAAAGCGGTGA
- a CDS encoding tetratricopeptide repeat protein, translated as MSRELAGLIRMGKNAFSEAECLRAERHLLEALEGGAKYPDIHYTLGLIDHQRGNYRRAVERFTQAVFLNPNYTEALLSLSITLNDMGRYDEARDAYDRAAEILSRKGGSPGENLFRGRIANLHKELGELYLALGQYDDAIREYRHALAVAPAYPDLRVRLVTALREAGRTEEARNEVEAFLAESPGNPAALTQKGILLYLAGEKSQARRAWEEALYKDPLNKIIQVYLNTLDRETPQE; from the coding sequence GTGAGCCGGGAGTTGGCCGGACTGATACGGATGGGAAAGAACGCCTTCAGCGAGGCGGAGTGCCTGCGGGCCGAGCGGCACCTGCTGGAGGCCCTGGAGGGCGGCGCGAAATACCCCGACATCCACTACACGCTGGGACTGATCGACCACCAGCGGGGGAATTACCGGCGCGCGGTCGAGCGTTTCACGCAGGCGGTTTTCCTCAATCCCAACTACACCGAAGCGCTGCTTTCCCTCTCCATCACGCTGAACGACATGGGGCGGTACGACGAGGCGCGGGACGCCTACGACCGCGCCGCGGAGATCCTCTCCCGCAAGGGGGGATCGCCCGGGGAGAACCTGTTCCGCGGACGGATCGCGAACCTTCACAAGGAGCTCGGGGAACTCTACCTCGCGCTGGGGCAGTACGACGACGCCATCCGCGAATACCGGCACGCCCTCGCCGTCGCCCCGGCATACCCCGACCTTCGGGTTCGGTTGGTGACGGCGCTCCGGGAAGCGGGACGGACGGAGGAGGCGCGGAACGAGGTGGAGGCGTTTCTCGCGGAGAGCCCCGGAAACCCGGCGGCCCTCACCCAGAAGGGGATCCTGCTCTACCTCGCCGGCGAGAAGTCCCAGGCGCGCCGCGCCTGGGAAGAGGCGCTCTACAAGGACCCGCTCAACAAGATCATCCAGGTGTACCTGAACACCCTCGACCGCGAAACGCCGCAGGAGTAA